GGGTACGAACCAGGGCTGGTCCCGTCGTGGAACGCCGAGTTCATCGGCAGCGCCGTACAGCACAGCCTGCTGCCGGCGGTCACGATCCTGATCTCGTCGGTGAGCGGCTGGATCCTCACCATGCGGAACATGATGGTGACGGTGGCCTCCGAGGACTACATCACCGTCGCGCACGCCAAGGGTCTGCCCGAGCGCCGGGTGATGGTCAGCTACGCGGCCCGGAACGCGCTGCTCCCGAACGTCTCCGGTTTCGCGCTGTCGCTCGGCTTCATCGTCGGCGGCACGCTGCTGGTGGAGATCGTGTTCTCCTACCCGGGCATCGGCTACAACCTGTTCCAAGCCGTCGGCTCGAAGGACTACCCACTGATGCAGGGCGTCTTCCTGGTGATCACGCTGTCGGTCCTGGTGGCCAACCTGCTCGCCGACGTCGCCTACCTGCTCCTCGACCCGCGTACCCGGAAGGAGGGCTGACGTGTCCGCACCCACCAGCGCCATCACGGCGGTCACGCCGGAAGGCCCGGAGATCGCGGCTGTCCCGGCCAGGCGCCGCCGGTTGCGGTTCGTCGCGAACCCGAAGGCCGCGACCGGTCTGGTCGTCCTCGCGTTCTTCTGCCTGATTGCGATCATCGGCCCGTGGATCGCGCCGTTCGACCCGTCCGCCCGGAGCAGCGACCTGATCCAGGCGCCGTCCGGCAAGCACTGGTTCGGTACGACGCACCTCGGCCAGGACGTCTTCAGCCAGGTGCTCGTCGGCACCCGCGGCGTGATGTTCGTCGGTCTGCTGGCCGGCCTGGTCGCGACCACGCTGTCGATCCTGATCGGCGTCAGCGCAGGTTTCCTCGGCGGCGCCGCGGACGACAGCCTGTCCGCGTTGTCCAACGTTTTCCTGGTGATTCCGGCGCTCCCGCTGATCATCATCGTCGCGTCGACGATCCCTTCGGCCGGTGACCTGATGGTTGCCCTGGTCATCGGTTTGACGTCGTGGGCGTGGGGTGCGCGGGTACTGCGGGCGCAAACGTTGTCCTTGCGCCGGCGGGACTATGTCGAGGCCGCGCGGGCGACCGGTGAGAGCACCTGGCGGATCATCACGTTCGAGATCATGCCGAACCTGACCGCGATCATCGCGTCGGGTTTCGTCGGCACGGTGATCTTCGCGGTGATGTCCGAGATCACGCTGGCCTTCATCGGGATCTCGACGATCTCCGAGTGGAACTGGGGCACGATCCTGTTCTGGGCGCAGAGCCAGCAGGCGCTCGCACAGGGCGCGTGGTGGTGGTTCGTCCCGGCCGGTCTGGCGATCGCGATCCTCGGTACGGCGCTGTCGCTGATCAACTTCGGCATCGACGAGTTCGTCAGCCCGCGGTTGCGCAGCAGCGGTCACACGCGACTCAAGACCAAGGACGGCCACTCGGTGCGGATGCGCGTCGGCTTCACCCCAGTCCTGTCATCTTCGCGCGAGCCCGTGACGCCCGTACTACGCCGTGAGAAGGAGGAGGTCGCGTGAAGGCACCGGTGCTGGAGATCAAGAACTTTCACGTCGACTACGGGCTCGGGGACGAGGCCGTGCAGGCGGTGCGGGACGTCACGCTGACGTTGCACCGCGGCGAGGTGCTCGGGCTGGCCGGCGAGAGCGGTAGCGGGAAGTCGACACTGGCGTACGGCGTGACGCGGCTGCTGCCGCCGCCAGGTGTGATCAGCGGCGGGTCGGTGGTCTACCACCCGCCTTCGGGTGATGCGTACGACGTGATGGCGCTGACCGACGCGGAACTGCGGAAGTTCCGCTGGGCCGAGACGTCGATCGTGTTCCAGGGCGCGATGAACTCGCTGAACCCGGTGCACAAGGTCTCGACCCAGATGCTCGACGTGATCAAGGCGCACGAGCCGCAACTGTCGCCGCAGGCCCGGATCGCCCGGGCTCAGAAAATGCTGAAACTCGTCGGGATTTCCGCGGACCGGATGGACGCGTACCCGCACCAACTGTCCGGCGGGATGCGGCAGCGGGTGATGATCGGGATGGCGCTCGTCCTCGAGCCGCAGGTCGTGATCATGGACGAGCCGACGACCGCGCTGGACGTGGTCATGCAGCGGCAGATCCTCGCGCAACTGGTCGAACTGCGCGAGCGGCTCGGGTTCTCGGTGCTGTTCATCACCCACGACCTGTCGCTGCTGGTCGAGTTCTCGGACCGGATCGCGATCATGTACGGCGGCCGCATCGTCGAGGAAGCCCGTTCCGCGGACCTGTACAAGGACTCCCTGCATCCGTACAGCGAAGGCCTGCTCAAGTCCTTCCCCGCACTCCGCGGCGAACGGCGCGAGCTGGCCGGCATCCCAGGCTCCCCGCCGGACCTGCGCGGCATGCCGTCCGGCTGCTCGTTCCATCCACGATGCCCGCAGGCGTTCGACCGTTGCTCCGCCGAGATCCCCGTCCTCGGGATCCCCTCGGCCCGCAACGATCCCCACCGTTCCGTCGCGTGCTGGCTTCCCGGCCGCACTGCCTAGAAAGGCAACTATGAGCACAACATCTGTCTCGGGGGCGGCCGAACTGGTCGCGGGTCTTCCGTCCGGATTCCGCTGGGGTGTCGCGACGTCGGCGTACCAGATCGAGGGCGCGATCGCGGAGGACGGCCGGACGCCGTCGATCTGGGACACGTACTGCCGGGTGCCGGGAGCGATCGACAACGGCGACGTGGGTGACATCGCCTGCGACCACTACCATCGGATGCCGGAAGACGTGGCTCTGATCAAGGACCTCGGTCTGGACACCTACCGGTTCTCGGTGGCCTGGCCGCGGGTGCAGCCGCGCGGCAAGGGGCAGGTGAACCCGGCCGGTCTCGGGTTCTACGACCGGCTCGTCGACGAGCTGCTTGCCCAGGGCATCGACCCGTGGGTGACGCTGTACCACTGGGACCTGCCGCAGGAGCTCGAGGACGCGGGCGGCTGGCCCGTGCGCGACACGGCGTTCCGGTTCGCGGAGTACGCGATGCTGGTGTTCGACGCCTTGAAGGACCGGGTCAATACCTGGACGACGCTCAACGAGCCGTGGTGCTCCGCGATGCTCGGCTACGCGTACGGCGCACATGCTCCGGGGCGACGCGAGTACCCGGCAGCGCTGGCCGCCGTACACCATCTGCTGCTCGGGCACGGACTGGCGACTCAGGCGATGCGCGAGGCGTCACCGCACAAGCTCGACATCGGCATCACGCTCAACGTCGCGACGGCGTACCCCGCTTCGGATGCCGAGCCGGACGTCGACGCGGCGCGGCGCGCGGACGGGATGGGCCGGCGGATCTACCTCGACCCGCTGGTGCACGGGCACTACCCGGCCGACGTGGTCGCGGACCTCGCACGCGAGGGCGTCGAGCTGCCGATCGAGGACGGCGACCTGGAGATCATCGCGGCGCCGATCGACGTGCTCGGGGTGAACTACTACTTCAGCCAGAAGTTCACCGGGTACGCCGAGGACGGCAGCACCGAAGACGCTGCAGGCCTGCCGATCAGCCGCGACATACCGCTGGGCAAGCCGCGCACCGCCATGGACTGGGAGATCGTCCCCGAAGGCTTCACCGATCTGTTGGTGAGCATCGCCCGCGACTACCCCGGCCTCCCGATGGTCATCACCGAGAACGGCTCCGCCTTCGAGGACGTCCCCGACGAGACCGGCTACGTCGACGACGCCGACCGTACGGCGTACTTCACGTCCCACCTGGCCGCAGTAGCCAACGCCATCGCCCAAGGCGCCGACATCCGCGGCTACCTCGCCTGGTCCCTGATGGACAACTTCGAATGGGCCTACGGCTACGTCAAACGCTTCGGCATCATCCGAGTCGACTACAAAACCCAAACCCGCACCCCCAAGGCCAGCGCCCTCTACCTCAAGGACCTAGCGGAACAGCACCGCTCTCGCTGAGGAGTTCAGCGCGGCGGAGTGGCCCCGGTTCCGGCCGGCCATTCCGCTGCGCTGCCAAGAGCCAGTGAGTTGGCCTCAGCCGGCTTCTCGGTGGGTCTCCAGGTACTCGGTCAGGGCCTCGCGCAGAATCTCGCTCGGCTTGCGGTGGCGGCTGGTTGCGAATGCTTCAAGATCAGCGTCGAGAGCTCGCGGAAGTCGCACCTGGCGCACCGGCGACTTCTCACCCGGTGCGGCGTCGGGATCGATCGACGGCCGCCCTCCCCGGGAACGCTCGACCAGCTCGCGTCCGAAGTCGGCGGCGTCCGCACCGCGAAGGCTCGTCCTCGAGTTTTCAGGCAAGCGCATGTCCTGCTCGGCCCATTCGGCCGCGCCGTCATAGTCCTTGTCAGTCACTTGTCCTCCTCAAGTCGCTCGAGGTGCTTGGGCCTGGCGACCTTCACGTGAAAGATGTGCAGATCGCGAGGCGGCGTCACCTCGACCATGACCTCCAACAGTGCTCCTCCGAGCCGCCTCGGTGGCCCGATGAACAGCGTCGGCCGCACAGTCGCAGGCGGTCGCGGATCATCGAACTCCCGCTCGACGTAGTACGCATTCATGATCGCGTGCAACGCGTCCTCATGGTCGACGCCATGCTTGTCTGCGCTCGGGGCCCACGTGATCGCCATCGAGGTAATGTACTACATAACCATCTTATGCAATACACAACCTCTTGAAGAGTACAGTCCGCCAACCGGGAGCACCACCCCTCAGTTCGGTGACAGCGGCGACGTCAGGCGTACTTCGACGCCGAGTTCCTCGATGCGTTTTGCGGTGTCTTCGGGGAGTTCGGTGTCGGTGATGATCAGGTCGAGTTGGTCGAGGGGGGCGACCTGGAACTTGGAGGCGGTGCCGTACTTCGTGCTGTCGGCGAGGAGGACCGTGGTGGTGGCCGATGCGATCGCGGCGCGTTTCAGGTCGACCTTGTCGAGGGTTGGGGCGCTGACTCCGCGGGAGACGCTCCAGGCGCCGGTGCTGAGGAAGAACAGGTCGAGGTTGATCGCTGACAGGGTCGCCGCGGCGAGGCGGCCGCTGCTCGAGGCGCTTTCCTTGTCGACGGCTCCGCCGGTGTGGATCACCTCGATGTCCGGTACGTCGAACAGCGCGGTCACCGCATAGAAGTCGTTGGTGACGACCGTGAGATCGCGCCGCCCGGCGAGGTACGCGACGACCGACTCACACGTCGTACCGGCGTCCAGGTAGACGACCATGCCGTCGGTGACCAGTTCGGCCGCCGCGGCAGCGATCGCACGTTTCCGGGGCAGTTCGAGCACCGCGCGCTGCCGGCGTTCCTGAGGCGGCACCTGCCCGGCGGTCCCGGCGAGCCGGACGCCGCCCTGCACGGAGACGACCTGGCCGGACGCCTCCAGCGTCGCGATATCCCGCCGGACGGTCATGTGCGAGACACCGAGGTGGTCGGTCAACGCCCGAGTGCTCAGTACGCCGTCGCGGCGCAGCAACTGAAGCACCCGCTGGTGCCGCTGCTCCGGAATCAGTGGTCCCGTGCTCTCCATGATCAGAACTTAACAGATCTTCACATCACCCGTTGACGGATGTGAAGTCCTGAAATAATCTGTGAAACCATGTTCACAAAGTTGAAGCGACTTCAGGCCATCGCCGACACAGGCGTGGTCCTGATCGTCCGGCTCGACGACGCCGAGGAGGCCTACCAGGTCGCCACGGCGGCCATTGCGGGCGGCATCCGGGCGCTGGAGATCACCTACTCCGTCCCGAACGCCCTGCGGATCATCGAGCGGCTCGCCACCGAGCACCCCGAGGTCGTCGTCGGCGCGGGCACTGTGCTGGACGCGCAGGCGGCGTACGCCGCGATCCAGGCCGGCGCGCAACTCCTGGTCAGCCCGAACCTCAGCCCCGAGATGCTCGCGGTCGCGAACCGCTACCAGGCGGTCTCGATCAGCGGCGCCTTCACCCCGACCGAGATCGTGAACTCGGCCGAGGCGGGCGCGGACCTGGTCAAGCTGTTCCCGGCCGAGGTTCTCGGACCGCAGTACGTGAAGTCGGTGATGGCTCCGCTCGCGCACATCCCGGTCGCACCGACCGGCGGGGTCACGCCGGAGAACGTCGGCGAATGGTTCGCCGCCGGTGTCTCCGCGGTCGGCGTCGGCAGCTTCGTGACCAAGGCCGAGCACGCACCGGGCGACTACGAACCGGTCGCGATCGCAGCCAAAACATTCCTCGCCGCCGTCGATCAGGCGCGCAACTAACCCCCTCGATACAGTCTCCCTAGGAGCACACCATGCAGGACTCAACCCTTCAGGACCAGGCGGCGTCGGGGACCGCCGGGGCCGCACCCGCACGACCGACCCGCGTGCGGTGGCTCTTCATCGGCCTGCTGGTCATCGGCGGCGTCGTCAACTACCTCGACCGCGGCACGCTCGGGGTCGCGAACACGACGATCGCCGCGGATCTCGGCCTGAACACGATCGAGATGGGCGTGTTGCTGTCGGCGTTCGCCTGGCCGTACGCGATCGCCAACCTGCCGGCCGGATACCTGGTGGACCGGTTCGGCGCGAAGGCGATGTACGCGTGGGCAGCAGGCCTGTGGTCCGTGATCACGATCGTGACCGGCTTCGCCCGCAGCTTCTCCTTCCTGTACGCCGCTCGCGTGGCCCTCGGGGTCGCGGAGTCGCCGTTCTTCACCTCCGGCCTCAAGGTTTCCCAGCGCTGGTTCCACAAGGACGAGCGCTCGCTGCCACTGTCGCTGATCAACACCGGCTCGCAGATCGCCAACGCGATCGCACCGCCGCTGCTGACCTTCCTGATGCTGACGATGAGCTGGCAGGGCATGTTCATCGTGGTGGGCTCCTTCGGCCTGATCGTGATGGCGGTCTGGCTGAAGCTGTACCGCAACCCGACGGCCGCCGAGGAGGCCGCGATCAAGGGCCTCGACGAGGAGGCTGCTGCCGAACGCCAGGCGGCGAAGGGCTCCTGGGGCTCGCTGCTCAAGCAACGCAACACCTGGTTCATGGTGATCGGTGCCTTCGGCATCTTCTACACCGTCTGGGTGTACCTGACCTGGCTGCCCGGCTACCTGCACACCAGCCGCGGGTTCAGCCTGACCAAGACCGGCTGGATCGGCGCGCTCCCGTTCCTGTGCGGCATCGTCGGCGTACTGACCGGCGGGCTGATCTCCGCGTGGGCGATCAAGCGCGGCTTCGGGACGTTGACCGCGCGGAAGATCCCGATCGTCGGCGGCGCGGTGCTGGCCGCGGCGGCGGTCCTGCCGGTCGCGTTCGTGCAGAGCGACGTGCTGAGCATCGTCCTGCTGTGCGTCGGGTACTTCGCGGCGCAGATCCCGATCGGCGTGATCTGGACGCTCGCGTCGGACCTGGCGAAACCCGAGCAGGTCGCGTCGCTCGGCGCGATCCAGAACTTCGGCGGCTTCCTCGGGGCGGCGCTCGCACCGACCGTCACCGGCTTCATTCTCGATGCCACCGGCAACAACTACAGCCTGGTGTTCATCGTCGGCGGCGCACTGCTGCTGGTGGGCGCGACGTCGTACGGTGTGTTCGTGAAGGAACGTACGGCGTGATGCCCAAGGTCTTCTTCGTGATCGGGCCGGCCGGCTCCGGGAAATCCACCGTGAGCCGGCAGTTGGCCCGGCGGTACGCCGCCGCGTACCTGGACAAGGACACGGTGGCGACCTTGTTCACCGAGCTGCTGCTCGAGCAGAACGGTTCGGACAAGAACGATCGGGACCACAACCCTTACTACCAGTCGGCGATCCTGCCGCTGGAGTACGCGACGCTGCTCCGGCTCTGCGCGGACAACCTCGACGTCGGGCGTTCCGTCGTACTGGATGCTCCGTTCGGGCGATTCTTCGCGGATCGTGACTACCTGGTTGGTGCCACGGCCGGGTGGCCGACGGCGGAGCTGATCGTTGTCCATGTGGTCGCGGAGGGCCACGCGGTGCACGAGCGCGTGGCCCATCGGGGCCTTCCTCGGGACGATTGGAAGCTCGCCCACTGGGACGAGTTCTGGGCTGGCGCCACCGCCGCTCCGTGCGAGTGGTCCGGAGCGACGCACATCCTGCTGGACAACTCCGCGAACACCTTGAGCCTGGACGGATTCGACGAGGCGTTGTTGCTCTCGCTGACACCGTGACGTAACTGCAATGGCGCGGACAGTCCGCAGCCGCGACCATCGGGGTATGCGCAGAATCGCCCCGTCTGCGGTCATCGTCGTCCTGCTGGCGTTGATCAGCCCCACTGTCCCCGCGACCGCCGCGGCTCCCGACCAGGCGCCCCGGCTGGTTGCGGATTGGGTGCCGCCGTTGAGCACCAGCGGCCGGTACGTCGTCGATGCGAACGGCAACCGGTTCCGGTTGAAGTCCGGGAACTGGCACGGTGCGAGCGGGACGTGGAACGGGTCCGGCGACGAGAACGACAACGCCAACCATCACGCCGGCGAGAACAGCAACCGGATGCCGCTCGGGCTGGATCGCGCACCAATCGGCGCCATCGTCTCCGGGTTCGCCGAACTCGGGCTGAACAGCATCCGCCTGCAGTTCTCGAACGAGATGATCCACGACAGCATGCCGGTCCCGGCCGCCGCCGTCGCGGCCAACCCTTCGCTGGCCGGCAAGACACCACTTCAGGTGTACGACGTCGTCGTACAGCAACTGACCGACGCCGGGTTCGCGGTGATCCTGAACAACCACACCAACACCACCCGTTGGTGCTGCGGCCTGGACGGCAATGAACGCTGGAACGCGAGCCAGCCGACCGAGACCTGGGAGAACGACTGGCTGTTCATGGTGAACCGCTACAAGACCAACCCGCGGGTCGTCGGAGCCGACCTCTACAACGAGGTACGGCGGGACCTCCTGGACGACCCGAACTGGGGCCTCGGCGACCAGCACGACTGGTTCGCCGCCGCGCAGCACCTCGGCGACCGGATCCTGACCGAGGCGAACCCGAACCTGCTGATCGTTGTCGAGGGCATCAACTGGACCGGCATCCCGGCCGACGGCCTCCCGCACGACCGCCCGACGCTCACCCCGACGCGCAACCTCTCGCACACGCTGGTCGCGTCGAACAAGCTCGTCTACTCAGCGCACTTCTACGACTACACCGGCCCGCGGCACAGCGGCGCGACCGGGACCGGCGAGACGCACGATCCGCGGTACCGCGACCTGTCGCCGGAGGAACTGATCAGCGAACTCAACCGGCAGGCGTTCTTCGTCACCGGTGAGGAAGGGCATTTCACCGCCCCGCTGTGGATCAGCGAGTTCGGGATCGGCGGCCGGGAGGAGACCGGCTCGTTGCAGCGCGCCTGGTTCGAGCACTTCGTCGACCAACTGATCCGCACCGACGCCGACTTCGCCTACTGGCCGCTGGTCGGCTGGCACAACCCAACCGGCACCGACAACGGCTGGGCGCTGCTCGCCTGGGACACCGCCGGTCAACGCATCGGCCTGTACGACGGCGACGACTGGCGGGCGTCCGCGTGGACGCGCCTGATGAATGCGCCGACCAAGACCGGACCCGTGGAGCCGACCACCACCTGGAAGATGCTCAGCCCGGACCACGGAGACTTCGTCGAGTCTTTGCGGATGCGTACGGCGGGTGACTGGGACAGCGGCGCCCGCAAGGCCGCGTGCCCCGACGGACTCCGGCTGGTCGGCCTCAGCCACACCGGCAACCGCGGGCTGTGCCGCTCGAGCGGACCTATCTGGTCGGGTGCCTATGAAGTGGTGAGGGACGAGAGTCATGTCTCGCCCGACTGGGCTTCCGGCTACACGAAGTACCAATGCGCACCGAGCTTCTACCTGATCGGTTACAGCGTGCGCGGTGCCCGCGTCTCGTCCGCGCTGTGTGCCGGTACGTCGCAGTCGTTGGGGTCGACCGGCCGCACAGTCTGGTTCGACCGCGGCGACAACCGGGGCGGCGGTGGCGGCGACTTCGCAACCGGCAACTACAAGGGCCAATGCGCTGACGACGAGTACATCGCCGGGATCGCCTTCACGACCCGAGTCGGTTCAAGTGGTACCCCAGACGCCCTGTATTGCCGCAAACTCGTGGAATGATCCCTGCACCCGCGAGCACAACGGCCGGCGAAGGCGCCTTCACCCTCACCCCGACCAGCGGCATCACCAGCCCGCCCGAGCTGGCCGGTCCGGTAGCCCGCTTCCTCCAGGCCCTCGAACAAGACACCGGCCTAACCCTGACCGGCACCACAGGTATCACCGTAGAACTCACCCCGGTGGACGAAGTGCCACCCGCCACCGGCGTACGAGCCGACGGCGCATCCGCTGCAGATGAGCGCTACGGGCTGGAGGTCTCCGCCACCGGCGTCCGGGTCTGGGGACCCACCGCGGAAGCAGTCCACCGCGCCCTGACCTCGCTCCGGCAGCTGATCTCCTCACAACTGCAGGACGGTACTGCGGTCCTCCCGAGTACCCGATTCGTCGACGGCCCGCGCTTCGCGTGGCGCGGGTTGTCGCTGGACGTCGTACGAACCTTCCACGGACCGGACGAAGTACGCCGCGTCATCGACATGCTCGACCTCTACAAGCTCAACGTCCTCCACCTGCACCTGACGGACGACCAGGGGTGGCGCGTCGAAGTACCGTCCCGCCCGAACCTGACCGAGGTAGGTGCCGCGGGCGCGATCGGCGACCGCCCCGGTGGCTACTACACCCAGGCGGAACTCGCCGACCTCGTCGCGTACGCCGCCGACCGGTTCATCACCGTCGTACCCGAGATCGACATGCCCGGGCACACCGCGGCCGTTTTCAAGGCGTACCCGGACCTCGCTCCAGCCGACCCGAAGACCGTCGAGCTCGGCAACGGCGACCAGCTCCACCTCGGCACCCTCGACCCCGGGCGGGACGAGACGTGGGCGTTCGTCGAGGACGTGCTGGATGCGGTGATCCCGCAGTTCCCGCGGAGTGCGTACGTGCACATCGGCGGTGACGAGACGTGGGGTATGGCCGACGAGGACCACGCGGCGTTCGTCGAGAAGGCGGCTGCGCTTGTCCGGGAGCGCGGGAAGAAGGTCGTCGGCTGGCAGGAGATCGCCCGCGCGAAACTCGACTCCGAGGATGTCGTGCAGTACTGGCTGGACCTCGACATCGACAAGATGGGCGAGAACCCTGACGCGCCGACGCCGCCCGAGGAGCTGCTGCCAGTACTGGTCGAGGCGCTGCGCAAAGCGAAGTACGACGCCCCGAAGGCTCTCGAGCAGGGCGCGAAGCTGATCGTCTCCCCGGTCACCTGGCTGTACTTCGACCGCCCGCACGCCGACACCTCCGCCGACCCCGAACAGGAGAAGGCCCGCGAACGTCTGGGCCTCGAGTTCTACGGCGCCGCCTCCCTCGAACACGGCATCTCCTGGGACCCGGCCGACATCGTCGACGCCGACCAGATCGCCGGCGTCGAAGCCGCCATCTGGTGCGAATCCATCACCAACTCGGAGGACCTGGAGCTACTGCTCCTCCCCCGCATCCCCGGCCTCGCAGAGAAGGCCTGGTCCCACCAGACCACCAACTGGCCCGAGTACGCCGCCCGCCTAGCCCAACAATCCCCCACCTGGCGCCACCGCACCTGGACCTGGCTCCAATCCACCGAGGTGCCCTGGACCTGACCGCACTTTGAGCACCCACCAACCATTTTTCAGCTCGCTACATGGTTGGTGGGTGCTCAAAGTGGATTGCGGTCAGCAGGTTGCGGTGAGGGTTGCCCAGTCGGCGCGGTCGTTGTAGCCGCCGTCGCCGGCGTCGCCGACGAGGAGGTCGAGGACGCGTACGCCGGTCAGGTCGACGTCGAACTGCTTCGGCGTGAAGCGGTCGACGGTGCCGCTGTCGAACAGGACCTTGCCGTCGCCGACGACCTGGAACGTCGACGTACCGCCGTCCGGACCGACAGTGCCGACCACGTCATCGATGCCGACAGTTCCGGTCAGCCGCGCGCACGACTTGCCGAGGTAGTAGCGGATCAGCGACGGGGACGCGACACCGATCCCGGTGGAGTACGTCGTACCGGTGAGCTTGATCGGGTTGCCGCCGCCGACGCTCTCGTCGATCGTCGGCGACATCCAGCCGCTCGTCGCAGTGATCCACTGGTGATGTGACAACGGTACGGTCCCGCTCGGCGGCACCGGCGCGACCACCACCGGCGCCACCGTCGTTTGCCGCTGCTGGCCGTACAAGATCGCTTGGTACGTCGTCGTAGCGGTCAGGCTCGCCGAGCCGGGCGGAGCCGTCGGCGGGAGCTTGAGCGTGAAGGTGAACGCTGCCTGCTTGCCGCCGTCGATCAGAACAGGTGCCTTGG
This Kribbella sp. NBC_00482 DNA region includes the following protein-coding sequences:
- a CDS encoding ABC transporter permease produces the protein MSAPTSAITAVTPEGPEIAAVPARRRRLRFVANPKAATGLVVLAFFCLIAIIGPWIAPFDPSARSSDLIQAPSGKHWFGTTHLGQDVFSQVLVGTRGVMFVGLLAGLVATTLSILIGVSAGFLGGAADDSLSALSNVFLVIPALPLIIIVASTIPSAGDLMVALVIGLTSWAWGARVLRAQTLSLRRRDYVEAARATGESTWRIITFEIMPNLTAIIASGFVGTVIFAVMSEITLAFIGISTISEWNWGTILFWAQSQQALAQGAWWWFVPAGLAIAILGTALSLINFGIDEFVSPRLRSSGHTRLKTKDGHSVRMRVGFTPVLSSSREPVTPVLRREKEEVA
- a CDS encoding ABC transporter ATP-binding protein; this translates as MKAPVLEIKNFHVDYGLGDEAVQAVRDVTLTLHRGEVLGLAGESGSGKSTLAYGVTRLLPPPGVISGGSVVYHPPSGDAYDVMALTDAELRKFRWAETSIVFQGAMNSLNPVHKVSTQMLDVIKAHEPQLSPQARIARAQKMLKLVGISADRMDAYPHQLSGGMRQRVMIGMALVLEPQVVIMDEPTTALDVVMQRQILAQLVELRERLGFSVLFITHDLSLLVEFSDRIAIMYGGRIVEEARSADLYKDSLHPYSEGLLKSFPALRGERRELAGIPGSPPDLRGMPSGCSFHPRCPQAFDRCSAEIPVLGIPSARNDPHRSVACWLPGRTA
- a CDS encoding GH1 family beta-glucosidase yields the protein MSTTSVSGAAELVAGLPSGFRWGVATSAYQIEGAIAEDGRTPSIWDTYCRVPGAIDNGDVGDIACDHYHRMPEDVALIKDLGLDTYRFSVAWPRVQPRGKGQVNPAGLGFYDRLVDELLAQGIDPWVTLYHWDLPQELEDAGGWPVRDTAFRFAEYAMLVFDALKDRVNTWTTLNEPWCSAMLGYAYGAHAPGRREYPAALAAVHHLLLGHGLATQAMREASPHKLDIGITLNVATAYPASDAEPDVDAARRADGMGRRIYLDPLVHGHYPADVVADLAREGVELPIEDGDLEIIAAPIDVLGVNYYFSQKFTGYAEDGSTEDAAGLPISRDIPLGKPRTAMDWEIVPEGFTDLLVSIARDYPGLPMVITENGSAFEDVPDETGYVDDADRTAYFTSHLAAVANAIAQGADIRGYLAWSLMDNFEWAYGYVKRFGIIRVDYKTQTRTPKASALYLKDLAEQHRSR
- a CDS encoding DeoR/GlpR family DNA-binding transcription regulator; protein product: MESTGPLIPEQRHQRVLQLLRRDGVLSTRALTDHLGVSHMTVRRDIATLEASGQVVSVQGGVRLAGTAGQVPPQERRQRAVLELPRKRAIAAAAAELVTDGMVVYLDAGTTCESVVAYLAGRRDLTVVTNDFYAVTALFDVPDIEVIHTGGAVDKESASSSGRLAAATLSAINLDLFFLSTGAWSVSRGVSAPTLDKVDLKRAAIASATTTVLLADSTKYGTASKFQVAPLDQLDLIITDTELPEDTAKRIEELGVEVRLTSPLSPN
- a CDS encoding bifunctional 4-hydroxy-2-oxoglutarate aldolase/2-dehydro-3-deoxy-phosphogluconate aldolase; this encodes MFTKLKRLQAIADTGVVLIVRLDDAEEAYQVATAAIAGGIRALEITYSVPNALRIIERLATEHPEVVVGAGTVLDAQAAYAAIQAGAQLLVSPNLSPEMLAVANRYQAVSISGAFTPTEIVNSAEAGADLVKLFPAEVLGPQYVKSVMAPLAHIPVAPTGGVTPENVGEWFAAGVSAVGVGSFVTKAEHAPGDYEPVAIAAKTFLAAVDQARN
- a CDS encoding MFS transporter is translated as MQDSTLQDQAASGTAGAAPARPTRVRWLFIGLLVIGGVVNYLDRGTLGVANTTIAADLGLNTIEMGVLLSAFAWPYAIANLPAGYLVDRFGAKAMYAWAAGLWSVITIVTGFARSFSFLYAARVALGVAESPFFTSGLKVSQRWFHKDERSLPLSLINTGSQIANAIAPPLLTFLMLTMSWQGMFIVVGSFGLIVMAVWLKLYRNPTAAEEAAIKGLDEEAAAERQAAKGSWGSLLKQRNTWFMVIGAFGIFYTVWVYLTWLPGYLHTSRGFSLTKTGWIGALPFLCGIVGVLTGGLISAWAIKRGFGTLTARKIPIVGGAVLAAAAVLPVAFVQSDVLSIVLLCVGYFAAQIPIGVIWTLASDLAKPEQVASLGAIQNFGGFLGAALAPTVTGFILDATGNNYSLVFIVGGALLLVGATSYGVFVKERTA
- a CDS encoding AAA family ATPase, coding for MPKVFFVIGPAGSGKSTVSRQLARRYAAAYLDKDTVATLFTELLLEQNGSDKNDRDHNPYYQSAILPLEYATLLRLCADNLDVGRSVVLDAPFGRFFADRDYLVGATAGWPTAELIVVHVVAEGHAVHERVAHRGLPRDDWKLAHWDEFWAGATAAPCEWSGATHILLDNSANTLSLDGFDEALLLSLTP
- a CDS encoding glycoside hydrolase family 5 protein; amino-acid sequence: MRRIAPSAVIVVLLALISPTVPATAAAPDQAPRLVADWVPPLSTSGRYVVDANGNRFRLKSGNWHGASGTWNGSGDENDNANHHAGENSNRMPLGLDRAPIGAIVSGFAELGLNSIRLQFSNEMIHDSMPVPAAAVAANPSLAGKTPLQVYDVVVQQLTDAGFAVILNNHTNTTRWCCGLDGNERWNASQPTETWENDWLFMVNRYKTNPRVVGADLYNEVRRDLLDDPNWGLGDQHDWFAAAQHLGDRILTEANPNLLIVVEGINWTGIPADGLPHDRPTLTPTRNLSHTLVASNKLVYSAHFYDYTGPRHSGATGTGETHDPRYRDLSPEELISELNRQAFFVTGEEGHFTAPLWISEFGIGGREETGSLQRAWFEHFVDQLIRTDADFAYWPLVGWHNPTGTDNGWALLAWDTAGQRIGLYDGDDWRASAWTRLMNAPTKTGPVEPTTTWKMLSPDHGDFVESLRMRTAGDWDSGARKAACPDGLRLVGLSHTGNRGLCRSSGPIWSGAYEVVRDESHVSPDWASGYTKYQCAPSFYLIGYSVRGARVSSALCAGTSQSLGSTGRTVWFDRGDNRGGGGGDFATGNYKGQCADDEYIAGIAFTTRVGSSGTPDALYCRKLVE